A window of the Bacteroides thetaiotaomicron VPI-5482 genome harbors these coding sequences:
- a CDS encoding glycoside hydrolase family 2 TIM barrel-domain containing protein produces the protein MKYRSYHLLLAGIFSLLTTGAMAEKTSDKPYWQDVQVVSVNKEYPRTSFMTYDNRTDALTGKFEKSNYYQLLNGTWKFFFADSYKDLPANITDPSVSTDSWNDIKVPGNWEVQGYGVAIYTNHGYEFKPRNPQPPSLPEANPVGVYRRDIDIPADWKERDIYLHLAGAKSGVYVYINGQEVGYSEDSKNPAEFLINKYVKPGKNVLTLKIFRWSTGSYLECQDFWRISGIERDVYLYSQPKAALKDFRITSTLDDSYKNGVFALNVDLRNHRPAATNLTLAYELLDAQGKVVATEEKTTYVPVNETRTLSFDKNLTDVHTWTSEHPNLYKLVMTVKEEGKVNEIIPFNVGFRRIEIKPIDQKAANGKPYVCLFINGQPLKLKGVNIHEHNPETGHYVTEELMRRDFELMKQHNLNSVRLCHYPQDRRFYELCDEYGLYVYDEANIESHGMYYDLRKGGSLGNNPEWLKPHMDRTINMFERNKNYPSVTFWSLGNEAGNGYNFYQTYLWLKEADKNIMQRPVNYERAQWEWNTDMYVPQYPGAGWLEDIGKNGSDRPIVPSEYAHAMGNSTGNLWGQWQAIYKYPNLQGGYIWDWVDQGLLQKDKNGREYWAYGGDFGVNAPSDGNFLCNGLVNPDRGLHPAMAEVKYVHQNVGFDAIDAASGKFNITNRFYFTNLKKYQIHYSVLANGKTVKSGKVSLDIAPQASKEFTVPVNGLKARPGTEYFVNFSVIAVEPEPLIPAGYEIAYDQFRLPVEAERNTYKANGPALQTQTQGDELTVSSSKVNFVFNKKSGLVTSYKVDGTEYFKDGFGIQPNFWRAPNDNDYGNGAPKRLHVWKQSSKDFHVTDTKVSTEDKAVLLQATYLLAAGNLYVVTYKIYPSGIVHVNAKFTSTDMQAAETEVSEATRMATFTPGSDAARKAASKLEVPRIGVRFRLPAQMNNVQYFGRGPEENYIDRNHGTMVGIYQTTADKMYFNYVRPQENGHHTDTRWLNLSPDKGNGLVIVADSLIGFNALRNSVEDFDSEEALPHPYQWNNFSPEEAANHDEKAARNVLRRMHHVNDVTPRDFVEVCVDMKQQGVGGYDSWGARPEPFHQIPANREYNWGFTLVPVRSGSQATEAAKYDYR, from the coding sequence ATGAAATACAGATCATATCACCTATTACTGGCAGGAATATTCTCTCTGTTAACAACAGGCGCTATGGCCGAAAAGACATCCGACAAACCTTACTGGCAGGATGTGCAAGTTGTATCGGTCAATAAAGAATATCCGCGTACTTCCTTCATGACGTACGATAACCGGACTGATGCACTTACCGGGAAGTTTGAAAAAAGCAACTATTATCAGTTGCTGAACGGTACATGGAAGTTCTTCTTCGCAGACAGCTACAAAGACCTTCCCGCCAATATCACCGACCCTTCCGTGAGCACGGACTCCTGGAATGATATCAAAGTCCCGGGCAACTGGGAAGTACAAGGGTATGGAGTGGCTATCTACACCAACCACGGTTATGAGTTCAAGCCCCGTAATCCGCAGCCTCCCAGCCTTCCGGAAGCCAATCCCGTGGGAGTCTACCGTCGGGACATCGATATTCCCGCCGATTGGAAAGAACGGGATATCTACCTCCACCTCGCCGGAGCGAAATCAGGTGTATATGTATACATCAACGGACAAGAAGTAGGATACAGCGAAGATTCCAAGAACCCCGCAGAATTCCTGATCAACAAATACGTGAAACCGGGTAAGAATGTACTTACACTGAAAATCTTCCGTTGGAGCACAGGTTCTTATCTGGAATGTCAGGACTTCTGGCGTATCAGCGGTATCGAACGGGATGTTTATCTGTATTCACAGCCCAAAGCCGCCCTGAAAGATTTCCGCATCACATCGACACTGGATGACAGTTACAAGAACGGAGTATTCGCTTTGAACGTCGACCTGCGCAATCATCGTCCGGCTGCAACCAATCTGACACTGGCATATGAACTGCTCGACGCTCAGGGAAAAGTAGTTGCCACCGAAGAGAAGACAACTTATGTCCCTGTCAACGAGACACGAACCCTTTCTTTTGACAAGAATCTGACCGATGTACACACATGGACATCGGAACACCCGAACCTTTACAAGCTGGTAATGACTGTCAAAGAAGAGGGTAAAGTCAATGAGATTATCCCTTTCAACGTAGGATTCCGTCGCATCGAGATCAAACCTATCGATCAGAAAGCCGCCAACGGAAAACCTTATGTATGCCTGTTTATCAACGGACAACCGCTGAAATTGAAAGGAGTCAATATCCACGAACATAATCCGGAAACCGGACATTACGTCACCGAAGAACTGATGCGTCGGGACTTCGAACTAATGAAACAGCATAATCTGAACAGTGTACGTCTCTGCCATTATCCGCAGGACCGCCGTTTCTATGAACTTTGCGACGAATACGGACTTTACGTGTACGATGAAGCCAATATCGAAAGCCACGGTATGTACTACGATCTACGTAAAGGCGGCTCATTAGGCAACAATCCCGAATGGCTGAAACCACACATGGATCGCACAATCAATATGTTCGAACGCAACAAGAACTACCCCAGCGTCACTTTCTGGTCGTTAGGAAATGAAGCCGGAAACGGATACAACTTCTACCAGACTTATCTTTGGTTGAAAGAAGCCGACAAGAACATCATGCAACGTCCCGTCAACTATGAACGTGCACAATGGGAATGGAACACCGATATGTACGTACCTCAGTATCCGGGTGCCGGCTGGCTGGAAGATATCGGCAAGAACGGCAGCGACCGTCCTATTGTCCCGTCAGAATATGCACACGCAATGGGCAACTCTACCGGAAATCTCTGGGGACAATGGCAGGCTATCTATAAATATCCGAACCTTCAGGGAGGATATATCTGGGACTGGGTAGATCAGGGTCTGCTCCAGAAAGACAAGAACGGAAGAGAATACTGGGCTTATGGAGGTGACTTCGGAGTAAATGCACCCAGCGACGGTAATTTCCTCTGCAACGGTCTTGTTAACCCCGACCGTGGTCTGCATCCGGCAATGGCAGAAGTGAAATACGTGCATCAGAATGTCGGCTTCGATGCGATTGACGCAGCATCGGGCAAGTTCAACATCACGAACCGTTTCTACTTCACCAATCTGAAAAAGTATCAGATACATTACAGCGTACTGGCCAACGGAAAAACCGTCAAAAGCGGAAAGGTATCACTGGACATCGCTCCGCAAGCTTCGAAAGAATTCACCGTACCGGTAAATGGTCTGAAAGCCCGTCCGGGAACGGAATATTTCGTTAACTTCAGTGTGATAGCCGTAGAACCGGAACCGCTGATTCCCGCCGGATACGAAATTGCATATGACCAGTTCCGTCTGCCCGTTGAAGCCGAAAGGAATACGTACAAAGCCAACGGCCCCGCATTACAAACTCAAACCCAAGGAGACGAACTGACTGTTTCTTCTTCAAAAGTAAATTTTGTATTCAACAAGAAGAGCGGTCTGGTTACCTCATACAAAGTGGATGGAACCGAATACTTCAAAGACGGATTCGGCATCCAGCCCAACTTCTGGCGTGCGCCTAATGACAATGATTACGGAAACGGTGCTCCCAAACGCCTCCACGTATGGAAACAGTCCAGCAAAGACTTCCACGTGACAGACACGAAGGTAAGCACAGAAGACAAAGCCGTCCTGTTGCAGGCAACTTATCTGCTGGCAGCCGGCAATCTGTATGTTGTCACCTATAAGATATACCCAAGCGGAATCGTTCATGTAAATGCAAAATTTACTTCTACCGATATGCAGGCTGCCGAAACAGAAGTCTCCGAAGCTACCCGCATGGCTACCTTCACTCCCGGAAGTGATGCAGCCCGCAAAGCCGCTTCCAAGCTGGAAGTTCCCCGCATCGGTGTACGTTTCCGCTTACCGGCACAGATGAATAATGTACAGTATTTCGGACGTGGTCCGGAAGAAAACTACATCGACCGCAATCACGGAACCATGGTAGGCATCTATCAGACAACCGCCGATAAGATGTACTTCAACTATGTACGTCCTCAGGAGAACGGACACCACACGGATACGCGCTGGCTTAACCTGTCTCCCGATAAAGGAAACGGCCTTGTCATCGTTGCCGACAGCCTGATCGGTTTCAACGCACTGCGCAATTCCGTCGAGGACTTCGACTCGGAAGAAGCGCTACCCCACCCCTACCAATGGAATAACTTCAGCCCGGAAGAAGCTGCCAACCACGACGAGAAGGCCGCCCGCAATGTATTGCGCCGGATGCATCACGTCAACGACGTCACTCCAAGAGACTTCGTCGAAGTTTGTGTCGACATGAAGCAACAGGGAGTAGGCGGTTATGATAGTTGGGGGGCACGTCCCGAACCTTTCCACCAGATTCCCGCCAACCGCGAATACAACTGGGGGTTCACTCTGGTACCAGTCCGTTCCGGCAGTCAGGCTACCGAAGCCGCCAAATATGATTATCGATAA
- a CDS encoding YitT family protein — MKADILKPSRQTILREAKDYVMIAVGMILYGIGWTVFLLPNDITTGGVPGIASIVYWATGFPVQYTYFSINFFLLLLALKLLGLKFCIKTIFGVFTLTFFLSVIQQLASGVSLLRDQPFMACVIGASFCGGGIGVAFCANGSTGGTDVIAAIINKYRDITLGRVILICDMIIITSSYFVLKDWEKVVYGFATLYICSFVLDQVVNSARQSVQFFIISNKYEEIGRHINEYPHRGVTIINATGFYTGREVKMMFVLAKKRESTIIFRLIKDIDPNAFVSQSAVIGVYGEGFDHIKVK, encoded by the coding sequence ATGAAAGCAGATATTTTAAAACCCTCTAGACAGACTATCCTTCGGGAAGCCAAAGATTATGTGATGATCGCCGTAGGTATGATACTTTATGGCATCGGATGGACCGTTTTCCTACTCCCCAACGACATTACGACGGGCGGAGTGCCGGGTATTGCATCTATTGTATATTGGGCAACGGGATTCCCGGTACAGTATACATATTTCAGCATTAACTTTTTCTTATTGTTGCTTGCGCTTAAGTTATTGGGATTAAAGTTCTGTATTAAAACTATTTTTGGAGTATTCACCCTGACTTTCTTCCTGTCCGTTATCCAGCAACTGGCATCAGGCGTTTCCCTTCTTCGCGACCAACCTTTCATGGCATGCGTCATCGGAGCATCGTTCTGTGGCGGCGGTATCGGAGTTGCGTTCTGCGCCAACGGAAGCACCGGCGGTACGGACGTCATTGCCGCCATCATCAACAAATACCGGGACATAACCTTGGGAAGAGTCATACTGATCTGCGATATGATCATCATTACCTCCAGTTATTTCGTTCTGAAGGACTGGGAGAAGGTGGTATACGGATTTGCAACACTTTACATTTGCAGTTTCGTCCTCGATCAGGTAGTGAACAGCGCACGTCAGTCTGTCCAGTTTTTTATCATATCCAATAAATATGAGGAGATAGGACGACACATCAACGAATACCCTCACCGTGGAGTGACGATCATCAATGCAACCGGCTTCTACACAGGCAGAGAAGTGAAAATGATGTTTGTGCTTGCCAAAAAGCGGGAGTCTACCATCATCTTCCGACTGATTAAAGATATCGACCCCAACGCATTTGTATCGCAAAGTGCCGTTATCGGAGTTTATGGGGAAGGCTTCGACCATATCAAAGTTAAATAA
- a CDS encoding Gfo/Idh/MocA family protein encodes MKKLLLNTLIGLALLTCQTSFAQKTKAKFSPIKVETPARPANQQDVIQLVTPKLETVRVGFIGLGMRGPGAVERWTHIPGTQIVALCDLLPERVENAQKILEKAGLPKAASYAGDEKAWKKLCERDDIDVVYIATDWKHHADMGVYAMEHGKHVAIEVPAAMTLDEIWKLINTSEKTRKHCMQLENCVYDFFELTSLNMAQQGVFGEVLHVEGAYIHNLEDFWPYYWNNWRMDYNQKHRGDVYATHGMGPACQVLNIHRGDRMKTLVAMDTKAVNGPAYIKKSTGKEVKDFQNGDQTTTLIRTENGKTMLIQHNVMTPRPYSRMYQVVGADGYASKYPIEEYCLRPTQVDSNDVPNHEKLNAHGSVSEDVKKALMAKYKDPIHKELEETAKKVGGHGGMDYIMDYRLVYCLRNGLPLDMDVYDLAEWCCMAELTRLSIENGSAPVEVPDFTRGGWNKVQGYRHAFAE; translated from the coding sequence ATGAAGAAACTACTACTTAACACACTCATCGGTCTTGCATTGTTGACCTGCCAGACCAGTTTTGCTCAAAAGACAAAAGCAAAGTTCTCTCCGATTAAAGTAGAAACTCCGGCTCGTCCGGCAAATCAGCAAGATGTAATCCAACTCGTTACTCCTAAACTTGAAACGGTTCGTGTAGGCTTTATCGGATTGGGAATGCGCGGTCCCGGTGCGGTTGAACGCTGGACACATATTCCGGGAACTCAGATTGTAGCTTTATGCGATCTTCTCCCCGAACGTGTTGAAAATGCTCAAAAGATACTGGAGAAAGCCGGTCTGCCGAAAGCAGCTTCCTACGCAGGAGACGAAAAAGCATGGAAAAAGCTCTGCGAACGTGACGATATCGACGTGGTATACATAGCTACAGACTGGAAACACCATGCAGACATGGGTGTATACGCTATGGAACATGGCAAACATGTAGCCATCGAAGTACCTGCCGCTATGACACTGGATGAAATCTGGAAGCTAATCAACACTTCTGAAAAGACTCGCAAACACTGTATGCAACTGGAAAACTGCGTATATGACTTCTTTGAACTGACTTCACTCAATATGGCACAACAAGGTGTATTCGGTGAGGTACTTCACGTAGAAGGTGCTTATATACACAATCTGGAAGACTTCTGGCCGTATTACTGGAACAACTGGCGTATGGACTACAATCAGAAACATCGTGGTGATGTATATGCAACTCATGGTATGGGCCCGGCTTGCCAGGTACTCAATATTCACCGTGGCGACCGTATGAAAACTCTCGTAGCTATGGACACCAAAGCTGTGAACGGTCCGGCATACATTAAAAAGTCTACCGGAAAAGAAGTAAAAGACTTCCAGAACGGAGACCAGACCACAACCCTCATCCGTACGGAGAACGGCAAAACAATGCTGATACAGCACAATGTAATGACTCCCCGTCCTTACAGCCGTATGTACCAGGTAGTTGGAGCTGATGGCTATGCCAGCAAATATCCGATTGAGGAATACTGTCTGAGACCTACACAAGTAGACTCTAATGATGTGCCGAATCACGAAAAGCTGAACGCACACGGTTCTGTATCTGAAGATGTAAAAAAAGCATTGATGGCTAAATACAAAGATCCTATTCACAAAGAACTGGAAGAAACTGCCAAGAAAGTAGGTGGACACGGCGGTATGGATTATATCATGGACTATCGTCTGGTATACTGTCTGCGCAATGGTTTGCCACTGGACATGGACGTTTACGACCTCGCAGAATGGTGTTGTATGGCCGAACTGACCAGACTCTCCATCGAAAACGGTTCTGCTCCGGTAGAAGTTCCTGATTTCACCCGTGGCGGATGGAACAAAGTGCAAGGTTACAGACATGCTTTTGCCGAATAA
- a CDS encoding M60 family metallopeptidase yields the protein MTIKRFITNLLALFTLFTVSLACKDTEKSIINSSFSISEEYLIQNLDKSSTSVQIPINTSMELAQWSVSYEANWLQCSKQKTAAEGTFLRITVNENTGETKRTANIKVTSTTATYTITVNQYAKGEVIVEGDIKVTPTGGKASEHQEGQDIENTYDGKFSTDGAAPFHTPWGQSAKFPVTLEYYFKGDTEIDYLIYYTRSGNGNFGKVKVYTTTNPDRSDYTLQGEYDFKEQNAPSKVSFSEGIKATGIKFEVLSGLGDFVSCDEMEFYKTNTDKTLDKQLLTVFTDITCTEIKNNVTNEQIQALPDYFVRIAEAVRDNTYDKWEKEFRIRSYEPYSNIAEWADKLMTKKYSDLDNPTGISVKAGDDIIVLVGDTYGQNISMQCIWETGTEYKQTASSGDVYMLNPGVNKLTMKGEGQLFVMYNTELTSNTAKPIKIHIPLGSGTVNGFFDLKEHKTDEKYAELLKKSTHKYFCIRGEKIMFYFHRNKLLEYVPNNILSAIHLWDNIVGWQQELMGIDDVRPSQVNNHLFAISPEGSYMWASDYQIGFVYTYLGNILLEDNVMAAEDNAWGPAHEIGHVHQAAINWASSTESSNNLFSNFIIYKLGKYKSRGNGLGSVATARYANGQAWYNMGDATHQNEDTETHMRMNWQLWIYYHRCEYKTDFWQTLFKLMREVNMTEGEDPGKKQLEFAKMASKAANQNLTDFFEMWGFFEPVNTTIEQYGTYKYYVSDAMIREAKEYMAQFPAPKHAFQYIEDRKKSEFPSNDYRYSAVGDVGYYTQFKENQKITKAITAELAGRKVSIQNGDEAVAFELRENDENGKLLYFSTFTTFEIPSSILMVNAKLYAVQADGKRILL from the coding sequence ATGACAATAAAAAGATTCATTACTAACCTGTTAGCCCTTTTTACTCTATTCACAGTTTCACTGGCATGCAAGGATACCGAAAAATCGATTATAAATAGCTCCTTCAGTATCAGTGAAGAATATCTGATACAAAATCTGGATAAATCAAGTACGTCTGTCCAGATTCCAATTAACACATCTATGGAGTTAGCTCAATGGAGTGTCTCTTATGAAGCAAACTGGCTACAATGCTCAAAACAAAAGACAGCAGCAGAAGGAACTTTCCTGAGAATTACAGTGAATGAAAATACAGGCGAAACCAAAAGAACAGCCAACATAAAAGTAACATCAACTACTGCTACCTATACTATCACCGTTAATCAATATGCCAAAGGCGAAGTAATTGTTGAGGGTGACATCAAGGTTACACCAACCGGAGGCAAAGCGAGTGAGCATCAGGAGGGACAGGATATTGAAAATACATATGATGGCAAATTTTCAACTGATGGAGCTGCCCCTTTCCACACTCCGTGGGGACAATCCGCCAAATTCCCTGTCACGCTGGAATACTATTTTAAAGGAGATACGGAAATAGACTACTTAATTTATTATACACGATCCGGTAATGGAAACTTCGGAAAGGTCAAAGTATATACAACAACCAATCCTGACCGATCAGATTATACATTACAGGGAGAATATGACTTTAAAGAGCAGAATGCTCCTTCCAAAGTTTCATTTTCAGAAGGCATAAAAGCGACCGGAATCAAATTCGAAGTATTAAGCGGTCTGGGTGATTTTGTAAGCTGTGATGAAATGGAATTTTACAAAACAAATACGGATAAAACACTGGATAAACAACTTCTTACCGTATTCACCGATATAACTTGTACGGAAATAAAGAACAACGTCACCAACGAACAGATACAAGCTCTGCCAGACTATTTCGTCAGAATAGCAGAAGCGGTTCGTGACAATACATACGACAAATGGGAAAAAGAATTTCGCATTCGCAGCTATGAACCATACAGTAATATTGCTGAATGGGCGGATAAATTAATGACTAAGAAATATAGTGATCTCGACAATCCGACTGGTATATCCGTCAAGGCAGGAGACGATATCATCGTATTGGTTGGTGACACATACGGACAGAATATTTCAATGCAGTGTATTTGGGAAACAGGAACAGAATACAAGCAAACTGCTTCTTCAGGCGATGTCTATATGCTAAATCCCGGAGTCAACAAACTGACTATGAAAGGAGAAGGACAATTGTTTGTCATGTACAACACCGAACTGACTTCAAATACAGCAAAACCCATCAAAATTCACATACCACTCGGAAGTGGCACAGTGAACGGTTTCTTCGACCTGAAAGAACATAAGACAGACGAAAAATACGCTGAATTATTGAAAAAATCAACACACAAATACTTCTGCATACGCGGTGAAAAGATCATGTTCTATTTCCACCGCAACAAATTATTGGAATATGTACCCAACAACATCCTCTCAGCCATCCATCTATGGGATAACATTGTCGGCTGGCAACAAGAATTAATGGGAATTGACGATGTACGCCCATCACAAGTCAACAACCATTTATTTGCCATCTCACCGGAAGGAAGTTATATGTGGGCTTCTGACTATCAAATCGGATTTGTCTATACCTACTTAGGCAATATCTTGTTGGAAGATAATGTAATGGCGGCGGAAGATAACGCGTGGGGACCAGCTCATGAAATTGGCCATGTTCATCAGGCAGCTATTAACTGGGCCAGTTCTACCGAATCATCTAATAATCTGTTCTCTAATTTCATTATCTATAAATTAGGAAAATACAAATCGCGTGGTAACGGGTTAGGAAGCGTTGCAACCGCCCGTTATGCCAACGGGCAGGCTTGGTATAATATGGGAGACGCAACCCACCAGAACGAAGACACAGAAACGCATATGAGAATGAACTGGCAACTATGGATTTACTATCACCGATGCGAATATAAAACAGATTTCTGGCAAACACTTTTCAAACTGATGCGTGAAGTGAATATGACCGAAGGTGAAGATCCCGGGAAAAAGCAACTTGAATTTGCCAAAATGGCAAGTAAAGCCGCCAATCAGAACCTGACAGACTTTTTCGAGATGTGGGGATTCTTCGAACCTGTCAATACGACTATCGAACAGTATGGAACATACAAATACTATGTAAGTGATGCGATGATTCGGGAAGCAAAAGAATACATGGCACAATTCCCTGCCCCGAAACATGCTTTCCAATACATTGAAGACAGAAAGAAAAGTGAGTTTCCATCGAATGACTACCGCTATTCGGCAGTCGGAGATGTCGGATATTACACTCAATTCAAAGAAAATCAGAAGATAACCAAAGCTATCACGGCAGAGCTGGCAGGACGCAAGGTCTCCATCCAAAACGGAGATGAAGCTGTGGCTTTTGAACTCAGAGAGAATGATGAAAATGGAAAATTACTTTATTTTTCTACCTTCACGACTTTCGAGATTCCTTCATCTATATTGATGGTGAATGCCAAATTATATGCCGTACAAGCTGACGGAAAACGTATTCTGTTATAA
- a CDS encoding BT_3987 domain-containing protein → MKHISIALCLCGMILMNTSCDNYDDTYPQEYEKILSLQTTGEQAVDLYKTGEATNYSITVIKSGSQPTLTASAHIGAMDAVNFEKYISERGLDYVAMPANCYSFNMEELDYSSAETYKIINLQLNTNEIEIFEQTLEEGQTCVLPIMLTSTSDSILADKNTLVLKPEIITPSLSVTESSSGTVTKYLPQSGGTIALDLGLQVENQWNFTCKVAIDETTTTLEGATLVSDIISFEPGNTSSVQVNIPKFTKTSGNVGIKILEINGKDGFEFDTNPFILVASVEKYSLTADMLSSNAIEPSEGSLANLLDGDIGTYFHSAWSVSIADKHYVQVKLPVSTKTFRFTYTNRSNNGNAALAWFNLYTGTNENNLQLYKRFAWDEDGLPSGAAGVYVSPDVSIDNAANTLRFKCESNWTGGSFFVWSEFSLFILSE, encoded by the coding sequence ATGAAACATATATCAATAGCATTGTGTTTGTGCGGGATGATTCTGATGAATACTTCCTGCGACAATTATGACGATACCTATCCGCAGGAATATGAGAAAATACTATCACTGCAGACCACCGGTGAGCAAGCCGTAGATCTTTATAAAACAGGAGAGGCTACTAACTATTCAATAACGGTCATTAAATCCGGAAGTCAACCCACATTGACAGCTTCTGCCCATATCGGTGCAATGGATGCAGTCAATTTTGAGAAGTATATCTCCGAGAGAGGTTTGGACTATGTGGCAATGCCTGCCAATTGTTATTCGTTCAACATGGAAGAACTCGATTATTCTTCTGCTGAAACCTATAAGATCATCAATTTACAGTTGAATACCAACGAGATAGAAATCTTTGAGCAGACTCTTGAAGAGGGACAAACGTGTGTCCTTCCAATCATGCTGACCAGTACATCCGATTCCATCCTGGCGGATAAAAACACATTAGTTCTGAAACCGGAGATTATTACTCCCTCTCTTTCAGTCACTGAATCCAGTTCAGGAACCGTGACTAAATATCTGCCCCAAAGTGGAGGCACCATTGCTCTTGATTTAGGATTGCAAGTCGAAAACCAATGGAATTTCACCTGTAAAGTAGCAATTGATGAAACTACTACTACCTTAGAAGGAGCAACGTTGGTTTCGGATATCATCTCATTTGAGCCTGGAAACACATCTTCTGTTCAAGTTAATATCCCTAAGTTTACGAAGACCTCCGGAAATGTGGGTATAAAGATTCTGGAAATTAATGGAAAAGACGGTTTCGAATTCGACACGAATCCATTTATACTGGTTGCATCTGTTGAAAAATACAGTCTGACAGCGGACATGCTTTCCAGTAATGCAATAGAACCGTCAGAAGGTTCCTTAGCTAATTTATTGGATGGAGATATAGGTACCTACTTCCACAGCGCGTGGAGTGTATCAATTGCCGACAAGCATTATGTTCAAGTAAAATTGCCCGTATCAACTAAGACATTCCGTTTCACCTATACAAACAGATCAAATAACGGAAATGCCGCTTTGGCATGGTTCAATTTATATACAGGAACGAATGAGAACAATTTACAACTTTACAAGCGTTTTGCGTGGGATGAAGATGGTCTCCCGTCAGGTGCTGCAGGAGTTTATGTTTCTCCCGACGTTTCAATAGACAATGCTGCCAACACCTTACGCTTTAAATGTGAAAGCAACTGGACCGGTGGTTCCTTCTTTGTATGGAGCGAATTTAGTCTGTTCATACTGTCCGAATAA